The Pyrus communis chromosome 5, drPyrComm1.1, whole genome shotgun sequence region GTTGTGTTTGTTGTGATAGTCAAATTGATTCTCTCTTGTACAGGTATATTGCTTGTAACCTCGAtacatttgattttgatggtgtTGATGACTATCATTTTGTAATAAACTGTTCTGTGTGTCTTTTGTCCCTTTTTTGTTTCGGGTGCAGATGCGGGCACATGTGCACTTGTTCAAAATGTGCAAACGAGTTGATTCGTGGCGGAGGGAAGTGCCCACTTTGTCGAGCACCGATTGTTGAGGTGATTCGAGCATACTCCATACTGTAAATTTAACTCTTaacaggaaagaaaagaaagaaggacaAAAATATAAACTGAATAGAATGACCGGAATGGTGGAAAGAGGGGAGACAGTGGTTGTTCCATAGGATGAAGATGAATGGGAAGCTTCTGTGGTCCTTTTCTCTGTAGAGTGTTTTACTAGTTTCCGATGTTTCTCTgattatttatggaaattcgAATGCGTTGTATAATTAGAATAACATATGGCACGCTCGATTCATCATTCTTACGTAAATAAAATCTTCtctgaattttttcttttcgtgtGTTTCGTTCCCTCTCCATTGGTTCTCAGCTCTAGCTATCATAGGCAAGCATAACCGTGATTAgtaaaattggtacaaatttttaTAGGGCGGAGAAAGTAGGGCAGGTGAGAGAATAAAACGGGGACTTGGTATACGTAAGGTAATGTGTAATTACTGTATTaactttagtttttaaattatttactgTAATGGGAACATAAATAAGATTTGCTTGTGTCACGATTCCACAGATTTATTTCTTAACAGTagcataaaaaatgaaaaagaaaaaaaaagagggcaGAATGGGATCTTGTTATCTTTGTGTACTGAAGCTTTGGGTTTGATGATTGTCGTGTAAGTATTATTCTCCCTAGTACTCgaaaaaaagatttttttagtgtaccAGAAAAAGTGgtgaaaattaaaagagaaagCTTGCTTCGCTCCATGCAGCATATTAATGTTCCAAACATACGAAATcaacccttaaaaaaaaaaaaaaaaagaaaaaaaaaggaaattggaGTTTTGGTTCTTGTACTTTTGATCTCTGAACTAAAATGCATGATCAGTATTGATCATTGAGTTTGTCACAACGTGAAACAATAGTCATTTTGGGTAACCGTTAAAATTTccaatcaaaataaaaactttaaggGCAAGATAAGCGACATAAGTTCTAAATGGAGTTACTGATAAGCACTATTGTACTATGCTGCGACTAGATCAAGTTGTTTTAGCTACAATGTAAAGCATGAAATCATTTTCATCTTATTAGTTTCAGTTTTATTTAATTACCGCAGGAAAAAGTCGTTTTTTGAATTTGTACATCCAATCCAATCTTCCAGAGCCATCAAACCCGATCAAATTGAACTGGTCTGGAATGGTTGTTTGCTTACAGCTCAGAAGAAAACGTATTCAAACTCGATCAAATTGACTTGGTCTGGAATGGCATCATATACCTTTTCTACGTTGCTTTTTAATTTACTGGAAGTGGAAGCAAAAGGCAACTTAATTATTGGTTCCAATAAAACTCTGAGCAGACAAAAATGTCGTAAGCAGCTGGAACTTTACCGCAGTGACAGAAAGTAATAATGCTTATGCACTTTATTGCGGTTTCAATCCTCTCTTCTTCCTAACATTTAACTTAGTATCACTATCATTCGTCTCATTTTTGATGTCCTCGTTctgaaattataaaaaactaaataaactAACTAATCTAGATTATTATAATTGTGTATGACATTGCAAACCCTAACGCTAGCGGAGTCAATATGGTTTCAGAACGTAGTCATCAAATGTGATCGACATGAGTCTTGAAAACCAGGTCATTACACTAACTTAACGCCTTTCAACTTTCGCATATTTGAGGCTCTTTCGGAAGTAGAATTCGCGCATTTCTCGTACTTTGTGTCTAGTAACAGTACCTGCTTGTGTTCATGTGGATGTGCTTCAATTTCCTTGGACAACAGACTAACCAAAGATCAATCAGAGTGAGACGGAAGCATGGACTGGTGTATGACAGATGAATACATAAAATTTTGCATCTACTACTTTGGAATAGTGATTACGTGTTAGTAATCGGTAATCTCTCTCTTAATTTGGGCTTTATATCTGTAATTGGAAAGTTCAATATTATTGAGATTCTTGATCTTTGATacattaggccatctccaatggagGTTAAAggtcaaaaaaccaaaaaaatgacCTGATTTGCcaaaaaactcatctccaatCCATGACTAGGCTATAATTTTATGGAACCTACTAGACAGTTATTTGGCCAAAGGGCTATTAGGCTAGCCAAATGTAGCCCCCACTTAGCTCTTTTTTTAGGACTCAGCTCCTCAGTTGcaataattgatttaaattcaatagctatatttaaaaaaattcaacggtAGTTTAACTAAATTACCAATAAGTTTAaattataaacttaaaactaataaattattgaaaaggGCTATGTTTAACTCATTCGGTTGGATATGATACATGAGTATGGTCTGACAGTAttccttaaaaaataattttttgcaaggcTATAATTCTAGATAGGACTATATTTAGCCTTTTCCATTGGAGATGTCCTTAGGATGTGTTCCTATGGCTTGAGAACTTTGAATATCGCCATGCTGCCGCATATTACCGACCAGAATCGGAAAGAGTCGCGCATAAGAGAAAACCAAAACACAAACAGTCACTAATCTACGCAACGTATTCCGTGCCTACCTTGTATTGACAATCTGGATGCTTCTGCAATTCATCCTTTTCTACTTTCAGTTTCTGACTGGATGAAAAAAATGTCCGTGTCACCATTCCACTGTAATTTAAAATAAGCCCATACGAATGGTTAGTGTTGTTTTTAATCGTACTAGATAAATGAGACTGCATAAACTGTGGGAGCACTGGATCGATTGAAGAGCTTATGGTTTTGGGTTAAGACACACGAGGAAAACCCGCATTCTTAGACTTATTTTGGTCGTGTTTTACTTGTATCTTCTTCCCTAGCTTCGCATCAAGAGTTTGAGTTTTCTTTATGCACTCCACCTCCTCCTTGAGAGTTATTAGTTTCCTCTAGCATTCGTTATTCGTGCAAGTTCATTCTACAATTCAACATGGGAATGTAACAGTGGTTGATTCATGATTCTAATCTCGAAGTTCCTAGAGTAAAagatttgtgttttttttttgtttttttttttttaatagacaGTATGCACAAAAAATTTCAGTGGAGGATTTTTTTCGAGTGCATGTCATCCTCTGTTGAGCGTTGTTAAGAGGCCCTGACCAATTCTATCGATTTCCTTGAGTTTTATTGAGGCTTACCCATTAATATTGTCAACGCATCCCGCCGAGGTATACTTAACATGtattttcatccaacacttATTATATACGCAAGGGTCCAGTAACAACATTCGAACTCCGAAGGGTCCTTGGCTGACTTTCATAAGCAATTTTCCCCCGCCTCCGGCGGGTCTAAGACCACCCGGGTTTGTGGGTAATCATTTAAAAGTTTATTAAAAGTAAATAGGTGggtaataatttaaaaaaaaaaaaaatctaggggTTTTCTCGCTTAAAAAGAATAAGGGTTCTTTAGATATAGACTCTTGCAACTTCTATTTCCTAGACAAAAACCCACCTAGTTATAAACATCTAAACACAactcaaatttaaaaatgactgCCAAGTATAGAAGTAATTGAcctattattacaaaatatttacaatttgtaccacaatattcaaaataaaatcaatcaatgttattactcaccttaattacaataaaaaaaatataattattgcACATATTATTACCCCTAACACGCACATATATACTTCAAATGTATATATTACTAGCATAAgcttaatacacacacacacacacacacacacacatacatgcaCAGTACTACATATATGATCAAacatattaaactaattaatctacctatatttaaatttatgatgagcaaataacatatattttgttggtaatttattttccatgtattattacatatatttggcacattttattgttataagatatatgtacaaataataggtaaattaatcttgaataaaatacaattgctttattttgcaagtaaattaattttgaatcaaaaaacatttcttcattatgtaggtattttattttgtatgtatcatcatatatattgggcacattttattattatatgtacaaataataggtaaactagtattgaataaaataataacatattTTATGTAGGTATATTATTCCGCATATATTTGGGTTTgctttattatgtaggtaaattattttgcatgaatttttatgtatatcatgcatgtttttttgttgttgttatatatatgtgtgtgtgtgtgaaataatttacctacatttatatgtaaaatataattttattgacttAACTAAGCATGTATTACTACATTTATTAGgcatgttttattgttattatatattattgtgacatcccacatcgcccaggggagtgatccttatatgtatattcccatccatacctagcacgaggccttttgggagctcactagcttcgggttccatgggaacttcgaagttaagcgagtagcacgcgagagcattcccaggatgggtgatacatcgggaagttctcgtgtgagttcccagaaacaaaaccgtgagggcgtggtcggggcctaaagcggataatatcgtactacggtggtggagcgggcccgggaagtggtcccctccgggccgggatgtgacaattatgcaatgaatttattatttttctttatttttgtaaaatcgtTAATTCTCCCTTACAATTTGTATGGAATTAATTGTgtacatcaaacattcaaatatgGGTGTTTTGGgtattgaaaatttttaaatgtgtaaagtcaaatataattaatgaatttgctgatgtggaatctagtcaatgagttttattccagtaaaaaacttatgttgggttttatgtggagaaaattaagtttcagggactaaagtcatattttcagaaaaaaataaagtaaattaaaagaattaaagttTCATTAGGGAACTATTAATATTAGCATctaaaaatttacaatattttattttaaacatAGAAGATTTAGAGTGTACATTAAGGTTTTTGGTTTGGAGTGCTTATaaaaattttctaaaattaaatatatcaGTAATTACTAATGAAACCTAAGATATATCAATAATTCCTAAAATTTAATATTGTAGTGTGTTTAAGCGTGTtgggccacttagtactatattctagtgatatttttttttccttataagTAAGTGGTCGTATGGttgattcttgccaaagaaaaattcaaaccaaattattatggttAGCCCATTGTCAAGTTTAGACAATTTCCTgacttttagtgtagataatatcatatgtattaaaaaaaatggtttaCTATTGGtgagaaaataaatttattaaattttccaataattagcatataatttatttacaaaTGGAATTTTAATCATAttggtttttatttgaattaataTTAGATTAATAACCTGCTTATATAAATCAGCACCATTCCTACCACGAACTCATAACATTTTAATAAACACTTTCAATATGAATCCGATTCTAACTCATAATCTCCATTCTTCCTCAATTGATCTCTTCAACTCATTAatgccttttattttttattttttatcacgAATTAGTAAACAAGCCAAAAGAGATTTTTATGTAATTTGGCATGAAGATAGCCCTTTGTTTAGAAGATGCCTTGTTTGCATTACTCTAAGGCCTTTTTTAGAAGGTTGTTTGACAATGAGGCCGTAGCCTGTAATGGAGACTATTGATCCCTAGAAAACTCAAGAGATACGGTAGGCCTTTCGAAGGGGTGAGTTGTACTTATGCTCTTATTTTcggtttttctgttttttgttgaaaaattttATAGTACTTCAGAGTGTAAGATATTCTGAACTTTTTAACTATTACAATATAATTTTGTGATTTTAACTAAATatctaacaattaaaaaattcaaagtatCTAATATCCCATGCATCAGAAAATCCCTTTTTGGTGATCTTGGATGATTATCTCAAGTTAGCTTGGTGATCTTCGATAACTTCTGCGAATTAAGTATGGGGTCCAATAAAAGGGGAAAAGTCAAAGattgcaaaaaaaattcaatatttctagTAAAACTCGTCTCATATGAAGTCGTATGCATGCATGGGGAAGTCAATACGCCAATAATCTAGAGAAATCTACTTTCTGGGTAAACGATCAAGTCAATTTCCTGGACTGTAGGAAAGTCTTGGCGTCCATTTCGTCGTGGGAAGAATTAGAAATGTATTGGAGGAAACTGGCGAAGTCTGTATCCTTGTAACGTGTAGGGTTTACTTCGTCAATGAGTTTAGGTGATGGCCGAACTGTGCTCTTGAATGGCAGGCTGTGCAATGAAGCTACGGATATTCGAGACTTGCGAGAGTTGACCAGAACCCTATGGACCACGCTCTTGTATCTCCCATTGCTAAATATCTGCATTGCATGCATCCCCAACAGTTCaccacacacatatatatcaaactcaatttactaattaatatatatatgtatatattcattAAAGCCAATCCAATAGTCAAGAGGGTgtgaaaaatggggatccctcttgttaaaggatccgtgtatatatatatatatatatatatatatatatatatatatatatttatatgcgcTTAATTATGACATGATTAGTGTTTTTAATTGGAAGACCGTTCAACCCAAAAAAGTGGGAGTgagggctagtaataatgttaATCTGTTAAACAACCATGAaatttaaaagtttaaattCTTGGAAAATAGTTGTAAATGAAGCAAGCCAACATTTGTAACCAGCTTATGTTTGTGGAACtcaaagaagaaattttttgtgTACATGTGACCGTATGTCGACGTGGTACTATAAATCTATACAAATTATAACACGTAAACTATGCCTAGCGTTCACCACTTTGGATTCAGCTAGGTTTCATTTACTAATAGGTTATTTCGGGGAAATTAGTCATGTCCAGCCAAATAGTTGTAACTAGCTGATAAGGTTTCTGTGTCTCAAAGAGCTTGAAAGAAACTGTGTTATGATTGGTATGACAATTGGAAATCGTACAAGGGATCAAAGCAAGGATCAATACGATATATGAAGCACCTATTCAATATCACATGCATGCTccatgattaattaattgataattaccAACCTCAAGATGATCACCAACATTGACAACAAAAGAATTTGGAAGTGGTTCCACGGTTACCCAACTTCCTTGATTCTGTATTTGAAGACCCTCAACTTCATCTTGAAGGAGAAGAGTGAGGAGGCCATAGTCCGAATGGGGTGGCATGCCTAGTGTTAAATCAGGTTCAGGGCACGCAGGGTAGCAATTCGCCACAATGAGTTGGCTTCCATCTTCAAATTCCTCCAAACTGCCTTTAGCCTCACCACCTTTTGTAGTTTCCACCAATCCTAGGCTCTCCATGATTGCCTCCATTAGCATTAGATACAAAAACTTTGTGCTCTTCGAGTAGTTCACCACTGCCTCCCTATGCATATATAATGACATGATGTATAAAATTCAAATTAGAAGTCGATTAAAAATCCAAGTGATTGCATCCAAATATTATTAGGATGTAcataaaaatcaatataagtaaacaaaacaaattgaataTCCAAATTTGTGTGTTACGGTAGCAAGTCGATGCATGACCAAAAAAATACAATCACTTGTTGTATAACTATGTGCTGATCTCTTTGAACACATGCTAGGTCACTTGATGAGAAATACAATAGTCCAATACAGCTCATGATAGAAATTTTTACTCATCGATGACTAACAGAACCCTAAACTTGAGATATATATGTGAGAAGAGAAGCGAAGAATCACCTTAAGTCCGCTGGAGAAGAAGGCCAACAGGACACAGTGTCTTGTAAAGGATGGCAGCTAAGTTTCAGAAAGTCTCTCCAGCAAAATACTTTATCATTGTTCTGGTTAAAGCTTGTTCCATACCTAGCTGGGGAAGACATATCCTTTGACATGTACTTTGATCTCTCATTGAAAGGGAGCTCGAAAAATCTTCTGCTTACATCAATCATTTCAAGAATAACATCGTCTTTGATACCATGGTTTATCAACTGCagcaataaaaataattaagggTTTATATTTAGTTTCATAAGTTTTGTCATATGACTAGTTATGCATAtggacctatatatatatagtttcatAAGTTTTGTCATATGACTAGTTATGCATATggacctatatatatatttagggtTCCTTTTCACAAAAATTTATGCGCTATTCAAACCAAGCGGGATCCCGTTAGAGAAGCAGAATTATATGACATGCATATGGACAGTTATACAACAATATGAACTAGATGATGATCACATTAAAGAAGGAAGGAACATGCATACGATTGAACATCAACCTGAAAAAACCCGAATTCTTCGCAAGCGTTTGCAAGGGACTGTATTACTAGGGATCTTTTGGACCCTTGCAACTGAGTAAAATCAATAACTGGCAACTTGAGGTTATGCTTGCTAGCATTCCCAGTGTCTCCCAAGTTGGGTCGTCCTTGGATGGGCAATATGTACTTGCTTGGAACCCTAGTCAGCCCTCTTTCACATAAATGTCTCACTCCCTTCTGAAGGTATTGGATTTCTGTTTCTTCATTTTCGATATGGTTTGTACCATCAGCAGTACTATTTGTACCCATGTCAGGTAACATACAGATATTATCAAAGAGAGAGTTAATATATTTATCATACAAAGCAAAGCAATGGATGACAAGAAGGAAAAATATTGGGTGGCTTTGAACCGTTTATTTGCAGAGATGTGTGGAGAAGAAAAGGGGTGGCTGGGAACCAAGGGGGGTGGCACTAGAGGCAATAAGTTAAAGAATAATTTCAAAGGTGGTGTACTACTTATAGGGAGGGAAAGAATGGACTTATTAGAATTAGCAAGTTTTGAGATTTATACACAGCCTGGTcccataaaaaatatatatattgccaTATTCCTTGTGCATAGAGACCTTTGACCAAGTTTAGTCTGACCTTATATGTAGCAAAAAGATCGAAAGTTGAGTCAAATCTTGAGGCGGTGGAGCTGGTGAGGAACTTCGACTATCTACATGGCCCGCGTAGAATTACAAATTCAATGTTTCCAACGACCcgtttcaaaaattttattttaattagttaaaattgTGAAAATACTCCTAACTATGGAAtggttgacttttgttgaccttCGTTAGCAGACATATTAGAATTTTTCTCATATATTGTGCCTAGAAATAATGAGGTAGTAAAGACGGTGATCCTCAATGAAGCGCACCAGTTGGCATATGCTATGCATCCGGGTAGCACGAAAATGTACCACACCATCCGCCCCTATTATTATTGGTATGGTATGAAATGATATATCACCGACTATGTGAGGAAGTGTATAGTTTGTCAACAGGTTAAGGTAGAGAGGAAGAAACCGGGTGGATTACTACAAAACCTTCCAATTCCAGCATGGAAATGGGAAGATATCACTATAGATTTTGTTTATAGGTTGTCGAAGACTTGGTCAAAATTTGATGGCAACTGGGTGATCGTGGATAGAGTGATTGAATCCGTTCACTTTATACCTGTCTGGCAGAACTATAAACTAGAGAAATTAGCAAAGCTGTTTATTAAGAACATTGTCAAGTATCACGGCGTATTGGTTACTATTGTATCGGATCGGGATCCGAGGTTTACTTCCAAATTTTGGAAGGCATTTAATGACGCCCTTGAGgtaatgaaattttcttaaggggagTAGATTGTAATGACCTGTTtcgaaaatttcattttaattagttaaaattacGAAAATACCCCTAACTATGGAATGGTTGACATTTGTTGTCATTCGTTAGCCGACATAATAGaatttttctcatattttatcCTTATAGCACTCGTCGATACAAACGTGCACGTACGAACGAAATTGAATTCGGTGTTATAACGAAGCTCGTACGAATTTTTAAACGTATGGGCATTTCGGTAATTTCATAAGTGGAGATTTTTCTCCACTTTTGGACCTTTACATGGGTGGCACGTGGCACCCACTGTTTGGTGCCTTTTTCCTTCCCCTTCCCTTGACCTTtggaactctctctctctctcactctccctatctctctttctctttctgtgcTATTCTCTTCGACAaaccaaacacacacacacatactttGACACATTTAGATTAATCAACACCACTACCCTCTTTAAGACCTACACCCAAATTTTAGGCAGAGATCCACCTCTCCTATTTTTTATTACATGGTATAGCTCATTCTGCTTGTGCTAGTCCCATCGAATCTTCGCCATTTTCGACGCAGGTAAGTTTCTATAAccctttagtttgtgttttagaGTAGATCAGGTTGAATTTGAGAACCTTGGAGTGTTTTAATGCAAAAAATTCTTAGGGGAGACATTTCTCAATTTTTCTGTGGAAAACGGTGGCTGGCAGGCCATTTTCCGCCTGATCCCGACGTCAACTCCATCCCATCTTGGTATGACTCGAATCTTTACTCTCTTACCTTCAATTTGGCTTTTGAATGATAGATTTTGGTTAAGGTTTGACCCCAGATTGGAGCCAGGAAAGTTTTCCCGGCCAAAACCCCAAAACCTAATGTCCTTCTTCGTTGGTTATGGCGGCCCGTGAAACTATTGGGCAGATTTAACCCATAGCCTAAATGGGAGCCCAACCCAGCTACTGGGCCAACCCACTGAACCGACCTAGCCCTTTTAGCCTTAGCCCATTAACCTTTTTAACCCAGACCCAAACTTTTGGGCCTGGTCGCCCATTAACCTAGGCCAGCTCGTTTTCCCTAGCCTATACTTAAACCCTTGAACCATCTCACTAACCTTTGGGCGAGCCTAATCACCGAGcctaacccaaacccaaaaGCCCTAAACCGGTCCA contains the following coding sequences:
- the LOC137733258 gene encoding probable 2-oxoglutarate-dependent dioxygenase SLC1; translated protein: MLPDMGTNSTADGTNHIENEETEIQYLQKGVRHLCERGLTRVPSKYILPIQGRPNLGDTGNASKHNLKLPVIDFTQLQGSKRSLVIQSLANACEEFGFFQLINHGIKDDVILEMIDVSRRFFELPFNERSKYMSKDMSSPARYGTSFNQNNDKVFCWRDFLKLSCHPLQDTVSCWPSSPADLREAVVNYSKSTKFLYLMLMEAIMESLGLVETTKGGEAKGSLEEFEDGSQLIVANCYPACPEPDLTLGMPPHSDYGLLTLLLQDEVEGLQIQNQGSWVTVEPLPNSFVVNVGDHLEIFSNGRYKSVVHRVLVNSRKSRISVASLHSLPFKSTVRPSPKLIDEVNPTRYKDTDFASFLQYISNSSHDEMDAKTFLQSRKLT